The proteins below are encoded in one region of Thermodesulfobacteriota bacterium:
- a CDS encoding DUF899 domain-containing protein produces MQNHKVVTREEWLVARKELLKAEKELTRRSDELARQRQELPWVRIDKKYRFETDEGSASLADLFRGHSQLLVYHFMFGPDYAAGCPACSAIADGFNGFAIHLANHDVMLWAVSRAPLEKLQAYKRRMDWTFPWASSFGSDFNFDFSVGFTEEQQRKEGIEYNYQREEPTVEIPSRSTPDGPTIFAAMCGTDVGTYTRERPGMSAFVLEDGIVYHTYSTYARGLDGLWGMYQWLDRAPKGRNETGVWWRRHDEYEK; encoded by the coding sequence ATGCAAAACCACAAGGTAGTTACCAGAGAAGAGTGGCTTGTGGCTCGCAAGGAGCTGCTCAAGGCAGAGAAGGAGCTCACGCGGCGCAGCGACGAGCTGGCGCGCCAGCGGCAGGAGTTGCCGTGGGTTCGGATCGACAAGAAGTATCGATTCGAGACCGACGAGGGGAGCGCCTCGCTGGCGGACCTCTTCCGAGGACACTCGCAGCTCCTCGTCTACCACTTCATGTTCGGGCCCGACTACGCTGCGGGTTGTCCAGCCTGCTCGGCGATCGCGGATGGCTTCAATGGATTCGCGATTCACTTGGCCAACCATGACGTGATGCTTTGGGCGGTGTCGCGCGCGCCGCTGGAGAAGCTACAGGCGTACAAGCGTCGAATGGACTGGACGTTCCCGTGGGCATCCTCATTCGGCAGCGATTTCAACTTCGATTTCAGTGTCGGTTTTACCGAGGAGCAGCAGCGCAAAGAGGGCATCGAATACAATTATCAGCGTGAGGAGCCTACCGTCGAGATACCTTCGCGCTCGACACCAGACGGGCCAACGATATTCGCTGCCATGTGTGGAACCGACGTGGGTACCTACACGCGCGAAAGGCCGGGCATGAGCGCGTTCGTGCTCGAGGACGGTATCGTCTACCACACTTATTCCACATATGCGCGCGGACTGGACGGCCTCTGGGGCATGTACCAGTGGCTCGACCGTGCCCCCAAGGGGCGCAACGAGACGGGCGTCTGGTGGCGCCGCCACGACGAGTACGAAAAATAA
- a CDS encoding VOC family protein produces MQKITPCLWFDSNAEEAVNFYTSIFKNSKIGNITRYGEAGYEIHGKPAGTVLTIEFELDGQAFTALNGGPIFKFNEAISFQVNCESQEEVDYYWEKLSEDGDEKAQQCGWLKDKYGLSWQVVPTVLVEMLLDKDPKKSERVMNALFQMKKLDIAKLKQAYEEG; encoded by the coding sequence ATGCAAAAAATTACCCCATGCTTGTGGTTCGATAGTAATGCCGAGGAGGCGGTGAATTTCTATACCTCTATTTTTAAAAACTCCAAGATCGGGAATATAACGCGATATGGAGAGGCAGGATACGAAATCCACGGAAAACCGGCGGGAACGGTATTGACCATAGAATTTGAGCTCGATGGGCAGGCGTTCACGGCACTCAACGGCGGCCCGATATTCAAGTTCAATGAGGCCATATCATTCCAAGTCAATTGCGAGTCTCAGGAAGAGGTAGATTATTATTGGGAGAAACTTTCGGAAGACGGTGATGAGAAGGCCCAACAATGCGGCTGGCTTAAGGACAAATATGGCTTGTCATGGCAGGTCGTTCCCACCGTGTTAGTCGAGATGTTGTTAGATAAAGACCCGAAGAAATCGGAAAGAGTCATGAATGCATTGTTTCAAATGAAGAAGCTTGACATTGCAAAATTGAAACAAGCATACGAAGAGGGATAG
- a CDS encoding VOC family protein, translated as MTTQIKPVPDGYHAVTPCVTLKNSREAIEFYKKAFGAKVLMIFPTPDGKNTMHATIQIGNSILMLGDERPPWTCKSAETLDSSPVSFYVYVPNADAAFKQAVAAGASVIMPVADMFWGDRCGTLKDPFGYSWTIATHTSDLTQEEIQEGAKSFFANAGK; from the coding sequence ATGACGACTCAAATCAAACCCGTTCCCGATGGATACCATGCGGTCACGCCGTGTGTCACGCTGAAGAATTCGCGGGAGGCTATTGAGTTCTACAAAAAGGCCTTCGGCGCCAAAGTGCTTATGATATTTCCCACGCCGGACGGCAAGAACACTATGCATGCCACGATACAGATCGGCAACTCGATCCTCATGCTAGGGGATGAAAGGCCGCCCTGGACCTGTAAGAGCGCCGAGACCCTGGACTCTTCACCGGTCAGTTTCTATGTCTACGTACCGAACGCGGATGCAGCGTTCAAGCAAGCAGTAGCCGCCGGTGCCTCGGTAATTATGCCGGTGGCGGACATGTTCTGGGGAGACCGCTGCGGCACGCTGAAGGACCCCTTCGGTTATTCCTGGACCATTGCCACGCATACCAGTGACTTGACTCAGGAGGAGATTCAGGAGGGAGCTAAGTCCTTTTTTGCTAATGCGGGCAAGTAA
- a CDS encoding DUF1801 domain-containing protein, translating into MPSPRKQYKSVDEYIGSFPKSVRDVLEKLRRTIQKAAPEAEEVISYQIPTYKLNGSLVHFAAFKNHIGFYPTSSVIKVFKNELSRYETAKGSVKFPMDKPIPFDLVRKIVEYRVKENSEK; encoded by the coding sequence ATGCCTTCACCCAGAAAACAATACAAAAGCGTAGATGAATATATCGGGTCTTTTCCTAAAAGCGTCCGGGATGTTTTAGAAAAGCTAAGACGAACGATTCAAAAAGCAGCACCGGAAGCCGAAGAAGTGATTAGTTATCAGATTCCTACGTACAAATTGAACGGCAGCTTGGTGCACTTCGCAGCATTCAAAAATCATATAGGTTTTTATCCCACTTCATCGGTTATTAAAGTATTCAAAAATGAATTGTCTCGCTACGAAACGGCCAAAGGATCTGTCAAATTTCCTATGGATAAACCGATTCCGTTTGACTTGGTGAGAAAGATTGTTGAGTATCGGGTGAAGGAAAATTCGGAAAAATGA